The Streptomyces avermitilis MA-4680 = NBRC 14893 genome contains a region encoding:
- a CDS encoding CarD family transcriptional regulator, giving the protein MTFKVGDTVVYPHHGAALIEAIETRQIKGVDKTYLVLKVAQGDLTVRVPADNAEFVGVRDVVGQDGLDRVFEVLRAPYAEEPTNWSRRYKANLEKLASGDVIKVAEVVRDLWRRERERGLSAGEKRMLAKARQILVSELALAENTNEDKAEALLDEVLAS; this is encoded by the coding sequence ATGACGTTCAAGGTTGGCGACACCGTGGTCTATCCCCATCACGGGGCCGCGCTGATCGAGGCTATCGAAACTCGCCAGATCAAAGGCGTGGACAAGACCTACTTGGTGCTGAAGGTCGCCCAGGGCGACCTGACGGTGCGTGTGCCAGCGGACAATGCGGAGTTCGTCGGCGTGCGTGATGTGGTCGGTCAGGACGGGCTGGACCGGGTCTTCGAGGTGCTGCGCGCGCCGTATGCCGAGGAGCCCACGAACTGGTCGCGTCGTTACAAGGCAAATCTGGAGAAGCTCGCCTCCGGCGACGTCATCAAGGTCGCGGAAGTCGTGCGTGACCTGTGGCGCCGGGAGCGCGAGCGCGGACTCTCCGCAGGTGAGAAGCGCATGCTCGCCAAGGCGCGGCAGATCCTGGTGAGCGAGCTCGCCCTCGCGGAGAACACGAACGAGGACAAGGCCGAGGCCCTG